The Syntrophales bacterium region TTAAGATTGCGTACTAAATCGCCGGAACCAGACCCAATATCTAGATGGAGGAACTCTCTCTCTCTCTCTCTCTCTCTCTCTCTGAAATGATTCAGAATTTGCTTAATAGTTGCATCATAAATTTTCTCAGTGCTCATTATTTTCCTCAAATTATTTTTTCATTTTGCCGCACAACAATTAATATACGTAATACCTTACTATCCGCCTGACGATCATTTCTTTTTGAAGGATGCCAGAAATTTAGACTGATTTATGCGAAAAGTCAAAGAATTTTCTTTATAATGTACCGATAATATGTTTATTATCAGTTATTAAGTAATCAGTATAACATTGATCCTTTGACAGGGAGCTGCTTTGTGAAAGAAATTTTCCCTACCGAGACTAAGACAATAAGCAAACTACGGCAACTGAGAAAGCCATGAATATGCTGGAGCCACTAGTATAGATTGGTCCTCGTTCGACAGCAGTCGGTAACTATCGCCTTCGTTTGTAAGCTGAACTGCCGGTATGTTCAGAGTGCGTTGAAATTTCCTGAGTTCGGTGGACGGTTGCATATCTGATAATTTTGCCTCAATCAAGAGGAAAGGTTCATGCCCATTGGCGATCAAAAAGTCCACTTCCTGCTGTTCTTTGTTTTTTATAAAATGGAGCGAAAACAGACCGTAGCCCATATCATTCCACGCTGTAACCGCCCGCCACAACTCCATGGCAACCATATTTTCAAACCGAGCTGCCGGCTCCCTTATACGGGGAGTATCCCACAGATATACCTTGCGTTCTTTTTGGATTGCCCGGACGATTCTCCACGTCCAGGGAGAAATGCTAAAAATCAGCAAAAATCTCTCAAAGACAGATAACCAGCTTCGAATCGAATTATAAGATACTCGCAAGTCACGAGCAAGGGAGGCGGCTGAAAGAGGACTGCCCACTTTAGACGGCAATAAAAGATAGAGAGTTTCCACATCTCCGACAGATTTGATGCCAGTTAGGTCTCGAACGTCCTCCCGTATCAATTGTTGTGTGTATGTGTTTGACCACCGGCGGTAGGTAGTAATCCGGTTCGCCAAATACGGTTCCGGAAAACCGCTGAGCTCAGACAGCCTCGACCATGTCACTTTCAGTTCCTCCGTGCCCTCCATGCTGATTTGCAAGGGATCGTTGAGAAACTGATCAATCGTTGTGTTTCGCTTCCCCAATTCCGCAACAGTAAAAGGCCATAAATGAAAGAGAAGATAACGCCCTGCCAATGAATCCCCGCCTTTTTGATAAATATCCAGCCTACCGCTTCCTGAGACGAGAAATTTATATCTATCGCGAAATTGGTCGTAGACGCCTTTGAGGTAGTTTTTCCAGTCTTTGTATTTGTGGATTTCATCAAGCACGATCAGGGGAGTTGATGAGTCTTTGCGTTCTACGGCTTCAAAAAAAGTTGGATTTTCGATAAGGCGAGTTCTATGTTCAGGGATATCCCAGTTGAAATAAAGATAATTGGGAAAAGAGCGAGAGAGAATTTGTGCAAGTGTGGTTTTGCCTGCCTGGCGCGGTCCGGCGAGGAAGATCATGCTCTTGTCTCTCGCAAGATCTTGCCAAATTTTGACATAAAGTTCCCTGCTCTCCATAGCGTCAATTATTCCTAATGATGAAAAATAGTCAAGACTATTTTTCAATTAACCCAAAAATAGTCACGATAGTGGAAAGATAGGATGTTTCTCGCCGATGACAATGGCGTGACGGCTTTTAAAGAGCTTCCGCCAAGGTTTTCAGGCTACCGGCTACGTCCCTCCCCAGGTGAAAGCAGATCAGACGCCGGCCTGCGTTGATGAGTGCCTGCCGGTCACCGAGGGTCTGAGCCGCCTTGAGGATACCAAATGTTATGGAGGAATCAGGCTTATCTAATTCATCAGGAATGGGTACATCCTGAGGGTCATCAGCGGTAATTTGGATGAAAAGGCCCCTGCCGTTGTCACCCTTGTGGAGTTGACCGGTGGAGTGCAAAAAACGCGGCCCATAGCCGACGGTTGTCGCCAGGCGGAATTTGTCCCGCAACTGTGTACGGAGGAGAGACAGCGCCTCATCCGTTCCGGCGGTGGGCTGGAGATAGGCCTGGATGGCTACATAGGTGCCAGGTCCGGCCAGACGGAGAAAAGCAGCCAGTGCTGCCGCCGGACTTTCGGCCTGTACGTCACCGTAAACAGCTATTCCATTACCTGATAGGACAGGCGCTTCCACGGGGAGCTGACCTTTTTGCGTATACTCGGCAATCATCTTCTTAGTCAGCGCCTTACTTGCCTTGACATCGGGCTGGTCAAAGGGATTGACACCCAGCAGATGACCGGCTACCGCCGTGGCCATCTCCCAGAGAAAACATTGAGCTCCCAGGTCATACCGGTCAGGGAGATGGATGCGCACCACGGGATGGCCAGCCTTTTCAATGGCCGCGAGCCTCCCGTCACTCCCAACGGCTTCGTCACCATCCAGGTGAAGGAGGATAAAGAGACGGTCGTTACCATAAACATCCTGGTTTCCCAGTGGTTCCCCCACAATGGGCAGAATCCCCTTTCCTTCCTTGCCGGTGCTTTCCGCAAGGAGCTGTTCCAGCCAGTCGCCGAAGCTCGCGATGCCGGGTGAGATAACGAACGTGACCTTATCACGTCCTGCTCTGGTCATTTCCCCCAACACCGCGCCGAGGGATGCCCCGTTTAAGTTGTTTATATTCGGTTTTTCACAGGCAGCCTCGCGCTCAGCCATCACCGCGGCCCGGCAGAGAAGGGTCTCTATGTCCATACCGATCAGCGCCGCCGGGACCAAACCAAAATAGGAAAGGGCTGAATAGCGTCCGCCGATGTCGGGGTCATTGAGGAAGGTTTTCCGAAACCGATGCTCGGTGGCGAGATCGGCCAGCGTGCTCCCCGGATCAGTAATGGCGATAAAGTGCCTTCCCGCCTCTGATGCACCCAGGATCTTTTCCACATGGTTGTAGAAATATTTAAGGAAGGAAAAGGTCTCCACCGTGCCACCGGATTTGGTGGACACAACAAAGAGTGTCTTTGCCGGGTCGAGTCTGCCGGCATGGGTCTGGACGGCCCCGGGATCCGTGCTGTCCAGGATGGCGAGATCGAGGTAGCTGTCACGGACGCCAAAGGTCTTGCGGAAGACCTCGGGGGCAAGACTTGAGCCCCCCATCCCCAATAAGAGAGCCTGGGTGTAGCCGTCGCCACGCACCTCATCCACCAGGTTGTTTATCCGGCTGACGGCCTCTGTCATAACCTGCGGACTTTTCAACCAGCCCAGGCGGTTGGCGATCTCAACGGGGGAATCTTTCCAGACGGTGTAATCCTTTTTCCAGATCCGGGCCATGATTCGGTTGTGATGCAATTCCGCAAGGGCCGCTTTCACCAGGGGCTGATAGGGGCCGAGACTGGCTGATCCCTGTACACCCCTCATTGCCAAATCCTTCCCATTTCTCGAACTTTCACCTGAAAATACCTTTTAAAATCCCCCCTCTTTAAATCCCCCCTCACCCCCCTTTTTCAAAGGGGGGAATCTGATATGTCCCCCTTTGGAAAAGGGGGAGACAGGGGGGAGAGGGCTTTCATCCTTCTTTGTGAACGTTAGTTCATAGACCTTTCATTTCAACCATCCGTATAGGACCAATTACCGGTCACGGGTCATCTCTCTTGCCAACCGGACCACCTCCTCGGCGGTGATGCCGAACTTCTCGTACAGGAGCGGGGAAGGGGCGCTGGCGCCGAAACCTTCCATCCCGATCACCTTGCCGTCCAGCCCAACGTAATGTTCCCAGCCCAGCTTGATACCTGCCTCCACAGCTATCCGGGCCCGCACCTCCGGCGGGAGCACATATTCACGATAGTTCGCAGGTTGCCGATCGAAGAGTTCCCAACTGGGGAGGGAGATGACCCGCACGCAGACCCCTTTGGCGGCAAGTTCCTTGCCCGCCTTGAGGGCAATTTGTAACTCCGAGCCTGTACCGATAAGGATCACCTCCGGCCTCCCGCCGGATGATTCCCAGAGGATGTAACCACCCCGGTGAAGACCATCGGCGGGGGAAAGTTCTGTTCGATTCAGGACAGGGAGATTCTGACGGCTGAAGATCAGGGCGGTGGGACCATTCTGGTTGAGGAGCGCCGCCCGCCAGGCAGCCACCGTTTCGTTGGCGTCAGCAGGCCGAATAACGGTCAGGTTGGGCACGGTTCGCAGATTCATCAGGTGCTCAACGGGTTGATGCGTCGGCCCGTCTTCACCGAGGCCGATGCTGTCGTGCGTAAAGACATAAATGACTCTAAGTCCCATCAAGGAGGCAAGACGTATAGAGGGTCGCATGTAATCGGAAAAGGTTAAAAACGTGGCTGTATAGGGGATGATCCCGCCGTGGATGGCCATTCCCCCCGCGATGGCAGCCATGGCGTGTTCACGGACGCCGAAGTGTACGTTACGCCCGCCGTACCCCCATTCGCCACCCACCTTGCCCTGTATGCCTTCCTCCGGTAAACCAGGTCTTTGAAAATCGCCAAACCCCTTGAGCCATGTAAAGGTAGAGGGGTTAAGATCGGCCGACCCCCCCAACAACTCCGGTATCTTATGAGCGACGGCCTGCATCACGGCTTCAGAGACTTTACGGGTTGCTATATCCTTGGAGCCATCGGGATAGTCAGGAAGGACGGATTCCCATCCCTCCGGGAGATCACCTCTCATGATACGGTTAAATTCGGCGGCGAGATTTGGAAAGGTCACGGCATAGCGTCTGAAGACCTGTTGCCATTCATCCTCCCAGGCCCGGCCGTGTGTCAGGACCTCGCGGAAATGGGCCAGGACATCATCGGGGATGAAGAAGGGGGGTTCAAGGGGCCAGCCGAGATGGCGTTTTGCCGCCTGCAACTCCTCCGTTCCGAGGGGAGAGCCGTGGGCCTC contains the following coding sequences:
- a CDS encoding ATP-binding protein, whose amino-acid sequence is MESRELYVKIWQDLARDKSMIFLAGPRQAGKTTLAQILSRSFPNYLYFNWDIPEHRTRLIENPTFFEAVERKDSSTPLIVLDEIHKYKDWKNYLKGVYDQFRDRYKFLVSGSGRLDIYQKGGDSLAGRYLLFHLWPFTVAELGKRNTTIDQFLNDPLQISMEGTEELKVTWSRLSELSGFPEPYLANRITTYRRWSNTYTQQLIREDVRDLTGIKSVGDVETLYLLLPSKVGSPLSAASLARDLRVSYNSIRSWLSVFERFLLIFSISPWTWRIVRAIQKERKVYLWDTPRIREPAARFENMVAMELWRAVTAWNDMGYGLFSLHFIKNKEQQEVDFLIANGHEPFLLIEAKLSDMQPSTELRKFQRTLNIPAVQLTNEGDSYRLLSNEDQSILVAPAYSWLSQLP
- the tkt gene encoding transketolase, which codes for MTDQEQFDEKCINTIRFLSADTVEKANSGHPGMPMGAATMAYVLFVRHLKHNPANPHWVNRDRFVLSAGHASALLYVLLHLTGYDLSLSNLQSFRQWGSKTPGHPERHCAPGVEITTGPLGQGISSAVGMAVAEAHLAARFNRSGCGIADHFTYVMASDGDLMEGVAFEACALAGHLGLGKTIVLYDDNRVSLAGSTSLSFTEDVGKRFESCGWHVEHVEDGNNVSSIDNAIKKAKTETARPSIICIRTTIGYGSPRKQGTSEAHGSPLGTEELQAAKRHLGWPLEPPFFIPDDVLAHFREVLTHGRAWEDEWQQVFRRYAVTFPNLAAEFNRIMRGDLPEGWESVLPDYPDGSKDIATRKVSEAVMQAVAHKIPELLGGSADLNPSTFTWLKGFGDFQRPGLPEEGIQGKVGGEWGYGGRNVHFGVREHAMAAIAGGMAIHGGIIPYTATFLTFSDYMRPSIRLASLMGLRVIYVFTHDSIGLGEDGPTHQPVEHLMNLRTVPNLTVIRPADANETVAAWRAALLNQNGPTALIFSRQNLPVLNRTELSPADGLHRGGYILWESSGGRPEVILIGTGSELQIALKAGKELAAKGVCVRVISLPSWELFDRQPANYREYVLPPEVRARIAVEAGIKLGWEHYVGLDGKVIGMEGFGASAPSPLLYEKFGITAEEVVRLAREMTRDR